A single region of the Anaerolineales bacterium genome encodes:
- a CDS encoding helix-turn-helix domain-containing protein produces the protein MGFRLACPPARLSSLEGREIALLSMDALHLLSDKLTLADLVHDLAEMDVAGIGVVGTVDARARSAADDHDLPLLNLPAGTQTRQIEKDIVRVLVGPPPPVELRGAEIHQQLIQLSTENRGMRALISALADSSGRTIIVQDKRFDMLASAGDLTDHPSWGEIESELSREESLPEGFRNRLEVAQNLPEPVDLSVAEFGIRRLILPIIANRMGRGFISFLMPDDGTPGFDGLDHQFIRHGAAVCALEMAKEKAVREAQKRVQGGVLERLLLGTIPPDQAGRQLVRLGHQPNGRLYCAIAMCWTDEDSPSDRRLETTFNEELTTRSHEALVQLLDGGIVAFCAVDAAAAHTKMIPRAVKNLAEAVIQRAAIHAPGKRIGVGVGRPVSALAEWRSSYQEALAAQRIAIQWRVEQPLYFADLGIYRLLSLLLETPELRSFYRETLGDLTDGSPVSDEFIATLETFFEEHGNLSQTANRLHVHRNTLLYRMDRIAQIGGIDFDNPETRLAVHLALKIRRLLGSMRL, from the coding sequence GTGGGTTTCCGTCTTGCATGCCCGCCCGCCCGCCTTTCCTCCCTCGAAGGGCGCGAGATCGCCCTGCTCTCGATGGACGCCCTCCACCTTCTAAGCGACAAACTGACCCTTGCCGATCTCGTTCACGATTTGGCGGAAATGGATGTGGCGGGGATCGGCGTGGTGGGGACGGTGGATGCCCGCGCCCGCAGCGCCGCCGATGATCACGATCTGCCGCTGCTAAACCTTCCCGCCGGAACGCAAACGCGCCAGATCGAAAAAGACATTGTGCGCGTCTTGGTCGGTCCGCCGCCCCCCGTCGAACTACGCGGGGCAGAGATTCACCAACAGTTGATCCAGCTTAGCACCGAAAATCGCGGGATGCGAGCATTGATCAGCGCCCTTGCCGATTCTTCTGGACGAACGATCATCGTCCAAGACAAGCGCTTTGATATGCTTGCCTCGGCGGGCGACCTGACCGATCATCCCTCATGGGGTGAGATTGAGAGCGAGCTAAGCCGCGAGGAATCGCTGCCGGAAGGTTTTCGCAATCGCCTTGAGGTTGCCCAGAATCTCCCCGAACCCGTCGATTTGTCCGTTGCCGAATTCGGCATACGGCGCTTGATTTTGCCAATCATTGCCAACCGCATGGGGCGCGGCTTCATCTCTTTCTTGATGCCTGACGATGGGACGCCGGGTTTTGACGGGCTGGATCATCAGTTCATCCGGCACGGGGCTGCCGTTTGCGCCCTTGAAATGGCGAAGGAAAAAGCCGTCCGCGAGGCGCAAAAGCGCGTACAAGGCGGCGTTTTGGAGCGTCTGCTCTTGGGGACGATCCCACCCGATCAGGCGGGGCGGCAGTTGGTGCGGCTTGGGCATCAGCCCAACGGGCGGCTCTACTGCGCCATTGCCATGTGCTGGACAGACGAGGACAGCCCCTCGGATCGCCGTCTAGAGACGACCTTTAACGAGGAACTGACGACGCGCAGCCACGAAGCGCTTGTCCAACTGCTGGATGGCGGGATCGTCGCCTTCTGCGCTGTTGACGCCGCCGCCGCCCACACCAAGATGATTCCCCGTGCGGTGAAGAACCTTGCCGAGGCGGTTATTCAGCGGGCGGCAATTCACGCGCCGGGGAAGCGCATCGGGGTTGGGGTGGGGCGTCCGGTGTCAGCCCTCGCGGAATGGCGCAGCAGCTACCAAGAAGCGCTCGCCGCGCAGCGCATCGCCATTCAGTGGCGGGTGGAGCAGCCGCTCTATTTTGCCGATCTGGGCATCTACCGCTTGCTCTCGCTGCTTTTGGAAACGCCCGAACTGCGCAGCTTTTATCGGGAGACGCTTGGCGACCTTACCGATGGCAGCCCCGTCAGCGATGAATTTATCGCCACGCTGGAGACCTTTTTTGAAGAACACGGCAACCTTAGCCAGACAGCAAACCGCTTGCACGTCCACCGCAACACCTTGCTCTACCGCATGGATCGCATTGCCCAGATTGGTGGGATCGATTTTGATAACCCTGAAACGCGCCTCGCCGTCCATCTGGCATTGAAGATTCGGCGGCTGCTTGGGTCGATGCGCTTGTGA
- a CDS encoding copper chaperone PCu(A)C, protein MMRKMSVLALALICAVGLLGGIPHLAAHAGGPHVRIAHLAEGAPAVDVYVGDTLLADGVAYEDVTDYMSVEGYEFALVLVRAGGKLGDALTPEPAAFTFEEGDGGFYTFVIYMVGDALTVVRLPHDGPKAEAAHSEGSGEGEHSGEMVVAEGGAGVITISGAYARAAQKGGVSAAYMVIANSGDKADRLLKVEVGIPAMVELHETKIENEVAKMMPLTAGIEIPAGGTAALKPGGMHIMLMRLGEDLMAGTTLPFTLTFESGTVVSLAVPVNTVN, encoded by the coding sequence ATGATGCGAAAAATGAGTGTGCTTGCTCTTGCCCTGATATGCGCCGTTGGGCTGCTCGGCGGAATTCCCCATCTTGCCGCCCACGCCGGTGGACCCCATGTGCGGATTGCTCACCTTGCCGAAGGCGCACCCGCCGTTGATGTCTATGTGGGGGATACGCTGCTTGCCGATGGGGTCGCTTACGAGGACGTGACCGACTACATGAGCGTCGAAGGCTATGAATTCGCGCTGGTTCTTGTTCGGGCGGGCGGGAAGCTGGGCGATGCGCTGACGCCCGAACCCGCTGCCTTCACCTTTGAAGAAGGGGACGGCGGCTTTTACACCTTCGTAATCTACATGGTGGGGGATGCGCTGACGGTTGTCCGCCTGCCGCACGACGGACCGAAAGCGGAAGCCGCCCATTCAGAGGGATCTGGCGAAGGTGAACACAGCGGGGAAATGGTCGTCGCTGAAGGGGGCGCCGGGGTGATCACCATCAGCGGGGCCTATGCCCGCGCCGCCCAAAAGGGGGGCGTCTCCGCCGCCTACATGGTGATCGCCAACAGTGGCGATAAGGCAGACCGCTTGCTGAAGGTTGAGGTGGGCATTCCGGCGATGGTCGAACTGCACGAGACGAAGATTGAAAATGAGGTGGCGAAGATGATGCCCCTCACGGCGGGCATTGAGATTCCGGCGGGGGGGACCGCGGCATTAAAACCCGGCGGGATGCACATTATGCTGATGAGGTTGGGGGAAGACCTTATGGCGGGGACGACGCTCCCCTTCACCCTGACCTTTGAATCCGGCACCGTGGTGAGTCTTGCTGTGCCGGTGAACACCGTCAACTAG
- a CDS encoding fumarylacetoacetate hydrolase family protein, translated as MRYDFALWHAQFPRFTFRDFYAFEAHVKTARARRGLPMIPEWYQFPVFYFSNPRAFFYHDDPIHAPARTEALDFELEVAAIIGTPGMNIPADEADHYIAGYTILNDWSARDIQREEVKVGLGPAKGKDFATSIGAYLVTPDDLADRRSGKGYDLTMIARRNGIEITGGNWNTITFSFAEMIARASEDAMLYPGDVIGSGTVGGGCILELGAENAGGWLQAGDVIELEIERLGILRNKIV; from the coding sequence ATGCGCTATGATTTTGCCCTTTGGCACGCTCAATTTCCGCGGTTCACCTTCCGCGATTTTTACGCCTTTGAAGCGCACGTCAAAACCGCCCGCGCCCGTCGGGGGCTGCCGATGATCCCCGAATGGTATCAGTTTCCCGTCTTTTATTTCTCCAACCCCCGCGCCTTTTTCTACCATGACGACCCCATCCACGCGCCAGCGCGGACAGAAGCGCTCGATTTTGAATTGGAGGTGGCGGCGATCATCGGCACGCCCGGAATGAACATCCCCGCAGACGAAGCAGATCACTATATTGCTGGCTACACCATCCTGAACGATTGGTCGGCGCGGGATATTCAACGCGAAGAAGTCAAGGTGGGCTTGGGTCCGGCAAAGGGCAAAGACTTTGCCACCTCCATTGGCGCATACCTTGTGACGCCCGATGACCTGGCGGATCGCCGTTCGGGGAAGGGCTACGACCTGACAATGATCGCCCGCCGCAACGGGATCGAGATCACAGGCGGAAATTGGAACACGATCACCTTCAGCTTTGCTGAGATGATCGCCCGTGCCAGCGAGGATGCCATGCTCTATCCGGGCGATGTCATTGGGTCGGGGACGGTGGGCGGCGGCTGTATTTTGGAGTTGGGCGCAGAGAACGCCGGCGGGTGGTTACAGGCGGGCGACGTGATCGAATTGGAGATCGAACGGTTGGGAATTCTGCGGAACAAGATCGTTTAA
- a CDS encoding glutamine synthetase has protein sequence MGIVKAVQIPPRQIETAFRTGIWFDGSSLEGFARVAESDMYLRPDAATYSVLPNTGGKSARLICDVYTPSGDPFAGDPRAVLRRALHMAAEMGYRFTVAPEVEFFLLRTPITLTDLQTHDHAGYFDLGEGESGEVQRAIADALSAMTVQIDSLHHEVGGGQHEIDLTPLDALAMADAIVTARQTIKAVAARYGLIATFMPKPLARVAGSGMHVHQTLYHYESGRNCFAEPSAEYGLSKVGRAFLAGQLAHARGMCAVLAPLVNSYKRLVAGLEAPVYITWAQLNRSALIRVPRLVDGQADMARIELRCIDPSCNPYLAFAVMVRAGLEGILHNMELPSAAEEELYLFNARRRQLPTLPTSLHEAISAMEASALISDTLGLSVFEGFLEAKRMEWNDYILDISAWELRRYLHQY, from the coding sequence ATGGGCATTGTCAAAGCGGTGCAGATTCCCCCCCGCCAAATCGAAACCGCCTTCCGCACGGGGATTTGGTTTGATGGCTCATCCCTTGAAGGGTTCGCTCGCGTTGCCGAGTCGGACATGTACCTTCGCCCTGACGCTGCCACTTACAGCGTGCTGCCCAACACAGGCGGCAAAAGCGCCCGCCTGATCTGCGATGTCTATACGCCCTCTGGCGATCCCTTCGCCGGCGATCCGCGTGCCGTCTTGCGGCGGGCGCTCCATATGGCGGCAGAGATGGGCTACCGCTTCACCGTTGCCCCAGAGGTGGAATTTTTCCTCCTGCGCACGCCGATCACCCTGACCGACCTCCAAACGCACGACCACGCTGGCTATTTTGATCTGGGGGAGGGCGAATCGGGCGAGGTGCAGCGGGCGATTGCCGATGCCCTCAGCGCGATGACCGTTCAGATTGATTCGCTCCATCACGAGGTGGGTGGTGGGCAGCATGAGATTGACCTTACCCCACTGGATGCCCTGGCGATGGCAGATGCGATTGTCACCGCACGGCAGACGATCAAAGCAGTGGCGGCGCGTTATGGCTTAATCGCCACCTTCATGCCCAAACCGTTGGCGCGGGTGGCGGGGTCGGGGATGCACGTTCACCAGACGCTTTACCATTATGAAAGCGGGCGAAACTGCTTTGCCGAACCAAGCGCCGAATATGGCTTATCCAAAGTGGGGCGGGCGTTCCTTGCCGGACAGCTTGCCCATGCGCGGGGGATGTGCGCCGTCCTTGCCCCGCTGGTGAACAGCTACAAGCGCCTTGTCGCTGGCTTGGAAGCGCCCGTCTACATCACCTGGGCGCAGTTGAACCGTTCGGCGCTCATCCGCGTCCCTCGGTTGGTCGATGGGCAAGCAGACATGGCGCGGATCGAACTGCGCTGTATCGATCCATCCTGCAACCCCTACCTTGCCTTCGCCGTCATGGTGCGGGCGGGCTTGGAGGGCATTCTGCACAACATGGAACTCCCTAGTGCGGCGGAAGAAGAACTTTACCTGTTCAACGCCCGCCGCCGCCAACTGCCCACCCTGCCCACCTCGCTTCACGAGGCGATCAGCGCGATGGAGGCGTCCGCGCTGATCAGCGATACGCTCGGTCTGAGCGTCTTTGAGGGCTTTCTAGAGGCAAAGCGGATGGAATGGAACGACTATATTTTGGACATCAGCGCGTGGGAACTGCGCCGCTATCTCCATCAGTATTAG
- a CDS encoding thiamine diphosphokinase — translation MYVLLFANGDLHEGEAVHAALEGYQTTPPDRRLAVVADGGLRHALHLGVQPDIVVGDLDSADPQRLAEVAAKGAEVRRFPAAKDETDLELALLAALEKGGTTLRLIGALGGRLDQTLGNLQLLTLPALQGRDVRIVNGRETTWVAHPGSTSLSGAAGDTISLIPLTTSVEGIYTQGLHYPLQGEALRVGPSRGVSNVMTAAAAEVRFASGLLLIVHTTGRA, via the coding sequence ATGTACGTTCTTCTTTTTGCCAATGGCGATCTTCATGAGGGGGAAGCCGTCCACGCCGCGCTCGAAGGGTATCAAACAACCCCTCCTGATCGACGTCTCGCCGTTGTTGCTGATGGCGGGCTGCGCCATGCCCTTCATCTTGGCGTTCAGCCGGATATTGTCGTGGGCGATTTGGATTCGGCTGACCCCCAACGCTTGGCAGAGGTGGCGGCAAAGGGCGCTGAGGTGCGGCGCTTTCCGGCGGCAAAAGACGAAACCGACCTCGAACTAGCGCTGCTCGCCGCGTTGGAGAAGGGAGGTACAACCCTCCGTCTGATTGGGGCGCTTGGCGGGCGTTTGGATCAGACGCTTGGCAACCTTCAACTGCTGACTTTGCCCGCCTTGCAAGGGCGTGATGTGCGCATCGTCAACGGGCGAGAGACAACATGGGTTGCCCACCCCGGCAGCACGTCCCTCAGCGGCGCGGCGGGCGATACGATCTCGCTGATCCCCCTGACCACCAGTGTGGAGGGGATTTACACACAGGGCTTGCACTATCCCCTTCAGGGAGAGGCGCTGCGCGTCGGTCCGTCGCGGGGGGTGTCCAATGTGATGACGGCGGCGGCGGCAGAGGTGCGTTTTGCCTCTGGGTTGCTGCTCATTGTCCACACAACGGGGCGGGCATGA
- a CDS encoding ABC transporter permease: MKRLRQRILPPLLLLAILLVGWELLVRADTNRVHILPAPSAVLGAFFRDAHLLFTVHIPITLLEAGLGLLIAILIGAGLAALLDVSSPLKRAIYPLLILSQTIPIIAIAPALILIFGFGIGAKVITVILFTFFPIAVALIDGLAATDPDYVALLRAMGAGRGRVWWAVRLPAALPSFFSGVRIAATYAISGAILGEFITAQSGLGRYLRASYNSGSTDATFAAVGISALISVALVVLVGIIERWLMPWFFTDARAAQWEEPGIY, encoded by the coding sequence ATGAAGCGCCTTCGGCAGCGAATTCTCCCCCCACTTCTTCTGCTGGCGATTCTTCTTGTGGGGTGGGAACTCCTCGTCCGTGCCGATACGAACCGCGTTCACATCCTCCCCGCGCCCTCGGCAGTCCTTGGGGCATTTTTCCGCGATGCCCATCTTCTATTCACCGTCCATATCCCGATCACCCTTTTGGAGGCGGGGCTTGGGCTGCTGATCGCCATTCTCATTGGGGCGGGGTTGGCGGCGCTTTTGGATGTCTCCTCACCCCTAAAACGCGCCATTTACCCGCTCTTGATCCTCTCCCAAACGATTCCGATCATTGCCATTGCGCCGGCGCTGATTCTGATCTTTGGCTTCGGTATTGGGGCGAAGGTGATCACCGTCATTTTGTTCACTTTTTTTCCCATCGCCGTCGCCCTGATCGACGGGCTGGCGGCAACCGATCCCGATTATGTGGCGCTGCTGCGGGCGATGGGGGCGGGGCGGGGAAGGGTGTGGTGGGCGGTGCGCTTGCCCGCCGCGCTGCCGTCCTTCTTCAGCGGGGTGCGTATCGCGGCGACCTATGCGATCAGCGGGGCGATCCTCGGTGAGTTCATCACCGCGCAAAGCGGATTAGGGCGCTACCTACGGGCAAGTTACAACAGCGGCAGCACTGATGCCACCTTTGCAGCGGTGGGGATCAGCGCCTTGATCAGCGTCGCCCTTGTTGTTTTGGTGGGGATCATCGAACGGTGGCTGATGCCCTGGTTTTTCACCGATGCCCGCGCCGCCCAATGGGAGGAACCCGGCATTTACTAG
- a CDS encoding tetratricopeptide repeat protein, translated as MDDKQTIAFIGNRYRLLEPLGTGGMGEVYRAYDRLRGKDVALKRIIPPAALQGTTESIERENLLALTHEFRLLASLRHPNIVSVLDYGVDAAHQPFFTMELLAAPQDVVSIGRTLPISGRVGLLLDILAALRYLHRHGIVHRDLKPSNIVIPVGGGLKVLDFGLALKDHTQKMPIAGSILYIAPEILRGDAPSEATDLYAVGVIAYELFMGERPLNALTLDAFLDALFKGTRDDNPLIEAAGVSLAGWIKHLLATKPTTRFPSALAAALSLQAAAVSTLPETYTVRESFLAHAPFIGRENELAQLEAALTAVEGGKGTARLIGGEAGIGKSRLLEELRIRALVRGIQVLRGQAQEGRGIPHALLRGILAPLVIQSDLSPLEAGVLKTVLPEINTLLDQDIPDIPILEAPHDGIRLFQVIRGLLERQTSPLLILLEDIHWAEDDTDLIHNLFQLALTRPIAIMATYRSDDYPHFAETFPPGTTHLNLKRLPPAAIASLTTAMVGESGRNPQVVSFVADHSEGNIFFAIDVLHILAETAGSLDFIGEKTLPSQLISKHILSVVHHRLTRLPAAFHPSVRFAAVLGRTLDLDVIACYEPGLNLEHWLSACADAHIVEVDGYVWRFSHDKIREGLLYSLENTERLTLNRTAAQIIERLYPESPAHAMRLLYHWRAAGDAAKTLHYIQQATEGHRLQRNLPEALRLLEEGLALIPPQDIARRVIFLRLKGQYLTKRGDLSAAPEVFQEALSLLPQAENFDPSQKGKLLLGFGNALLRAGRFAESEKVLEEGLALHTTLNDPVGLAAGHYALAYFNHIQGRTPQSLTNYEQALAGYQHVGDIQNAATCAWECATSLTFLGDYPRAEVYFEQSYQLCSQIGDDFGKAYIDMGRGRIAFFRREYEAAIVYLSASLERFRQYGNRYESAMCAKNLGIIARRQGRFEEARTYLEESLALRRAMRSTHTLVIGLGKLAALHIDIDNLAEARTLLLEAMTIIPSIGDVMWVKVEIMTSLAAYAFALGQRAKAAIFLRIADAHPFEPDHQNEAALLWERFPKAQRDALRSFPALENGRSLDEVLSEAAAWLERQGG; from the coding sequence ATGGACGACAAACAGACTATTGCCTTTATTGGAAACCGCTATCGCCTTCTTGAACCCCTCGGCACGGGGGGTATGGGGGAAGTCTACCGCGCCTATGATCGCCTACGGGGGAAGGATGTTGCCCTCAAACGAATTATTCCCCCCGCTGCCCTCCAGGGGACGACCGAGAGCATCGAGCGGGAAAACCTGCTCGCCCTGACCCACGAGTTTCGCTTGTTGGCGTCGCTGCGCCATCCAAATATTGTCAGCGTCCTTGATTATGGGGTGGACGCTGCCCACCAGCCGTTTTTCACGATGGAACTGCTCGCCGCCCCGCAGGATGTCGTCAGCATCGGGCGGACGCTGCCCATCAGCGGGCGGGTGGGGCTGCTCTTGGACATTCTTGCCGCCTTGCGCTACCTTCACCGTCATGGCATTGTCCACCGTGACCTTAAACCAAGCAATATCGTGATCCCCGTCGGGGGCGGGTTGAAAGTCCTCGATTTCGGTTTGGCATTGAAAGACCATACTCAAAAAATGCCGATTGCCGGATCAATCCTCTATATTGCCCCTGAAATTTTACGTGGAGACGCCCCAAGCGAAGCGACGGATTTGTATGCGGTGGGCGTTATCGCCTATGAATTGTTCATGGGGGAGCGCCCTCTGAACGCGCTCACGCTGGACGCCTTTCTTGATGCCCTGTTTAAGGGAACACGTGACGATAATCCGCTCATCGAGGCAGCGGGCGTTTCGCTGGCGGGGTGGATAAAGCACCTTCTGGCGACAAAGCCAACCACACGCTTTCCTTCAGCGTTGGCGGCGGCGCTTTCCCTTCAGGCGGCGGCGGTGTCCACCCTGCCTGAAACATACACCGTCCGCGAAAGTTTCCTTGCCCATGCGCCCTTCATTGGGCGCGAGAATGAGCTTGCCCAATTGGAGGCGGCGCTCACTGCCGTTGAGGGGGGCAAAGGCACGGCGCGGCTGATTGGCGGGGAAGCCGGCATTGGCAAATCCCGCCTGTTGGAGGAACTACGGATACGGGCGTTGGTGCGGGGTATTCAGGTGCTGCGCGGGCAGGCACAAGAAGGGCGCGGCATTCCTCATGCGCTGCTGCGCGGCATTCTTGCCCCATTGGTGATTCAAAGCGATCTCAGCCCGTTGGAAGCGGGTGTCTTGAAGACAGTGTTACCGGAGATAAACACGCTGCTCGATCAGGACATTCCCGATATCCCCATTTTAGAAGCGCCCCACGATGGTATTCGCCTTTTCCAAGTGATTCGTGGACTTCTGGAGCGGCAGACCTCCCCGCTGCTCATCCTTTTGGAGGATATTCATTGGGCAGAGGATGATACCGATCTGATCCATAACCTCTTTCAGCTTGCCCTCACCAGACCGATAGCGATCATGGCAACCTATCGCAGTGACGATTATCCACACTTTGCCGAGACCTTTCCGCCAGGGACAACCCATCTGAATTTGAAACGCCTCCCTCCGGCGGCAATCGCCTCGCTGACAACGGCAATGGTGGGCGAGAGCGGGCGCAACCCGCAGGTGGTGTCGTTTGTTGCCGATCACAGCGAAGGGAATATCTTCTTTGCCATTGATGTCCTCCATATTTTGGCGGAAACGGCTGGCAGCCTCGATTTCATCGGAGAGAAAACACTCCCCTCGCAGTTGATCTCCAAACACATTTTGAGCGTTGTCCATCATCGTCTTACGCGCCTCCCCGCTGCCTTTCACCCTAGTGTGCGTTTTGCGGCGGTCTTGGGGCGCACCCTTGATCTCGATGTGATCGCCTGTTACGAGCCTGGGCTGAACTTGGAACACTGGCTGAGCGCCTGTGCTGATGCCCATATTGTGGAGGTCGATGGCTATGTATGGCGCTTTAGCCACGACAAGATTCGAGAGGGGCTTTTATATAGTTTGGAGAATACCGAACGCCTTACGCTGAACCGCACCGCTGCCCAGATTATTGAGAGGCTGTACCCTGAATCACCTGCCCATGCCATGCGGCTGCTTTACCATTGGCGGGCGGCGGGCGATGCTGCCAAGACACTTCATTACATCCAACAGGCGACGGAGGGGCACCGCCTTCAGCGAAATTTGCCGGAGGCACTCCGCCTTCTAGAGGAAGGCTTAGCGCTCATTCCGCCGCAAGATATTGCCCGCCGTGTGATCTTTTTGCGCCTGAAGGGGCAGTACCTTACCAAACGGGGCGATTTAAGCGCCGCGCCAGAAGTCTTTCAAGAGGCGCTCAGCCTGTTACCACAGGCAGAAAACTTTGATCCATCCCAAAAAGGGAAACTTCTCCTTGGCTTTGGCAATGCGCTGCTGCGGGCGGGGCGCTTTGCTGAGTCCGAAAAGGTCCTTGAAGAAGGGTTGGCACTCCACACCACCTTAAACGATCCGGTTGGTTTGGCAGCGGGACATTATGCGCTTGCCTATTTCAACCACATTCAGGGGCGTACTCCGCAATCACTTACCAATTATGAACAGGCGTTGGCGGGGTATCAGCACGTGGGTGATATTCAAAATGCCGCCACCTGCGCCTGGGAATGCGCCACCTCGCTCACCTTTTTGGGCGATTATCCCCGTGCCGAAGTTTATTTTGAACAGAGTTATCAGTTGTGCAGCCAGATTGGGGATGATTTTGGCAAGGCATACATTGACATGGGGCGGGGACGGATTGCCTTCTTTCGGCGCGAATACGAGGCTGCCATTGTCTATCTAAGCGCCTCGTTGGAGCGTTTCCGGCAGTATGGCAACCGCTATGAAAGCGCCATGTGCGCCAAAAATCTGGGAATCATCGCCCGCCGGCAGGGGCGCTTTGAGGAAGCCCGCACCTACCTTGAAGAAAGTCTAGCGCTGCGCCGCGCCATGCGTTCCACCCATACGTTGGTCATTGGCTTGGGCAAACTGGCTGCCCTTCATATCGATATAGACAATCTTGCCGAAGCACGCACGCTCTTGTTAGAAGCGATGACGATCATTCCAAGCATTGGCGATGTGATGTGGGTGAAAGTGGAGATCATGACCAGCCTTGCCGCCTACGCCTTTGCCCTGGGACAGCGGGCAAAAGCCGCCATCTTTTTACGGATCGCAGACGCCCACCCCTTTGAGCCGGATCATCAGAATGAGGCGGCGCTGCTGTGGGAACGCTTTCCCAAAGCGCAGCGTGACGCCTTGCGCTCCTTTCCCGCATTGGAAAACGGGCGTTCCTTGGATGAGGTTTTATCCGAGGCGGCGGCGTGGTTAGAACGGCAGGGTGGATAG
- a CDS encoding CpsD/CapB family tyrosine-protein kinase: MIVCTVQWQKTTRRGLFPLSDLITLRDPRSPAAEAYRALRTSIQFAGVDAPIHTLLVTACAGEDGKSLAIANLAVTLAQGGQSTILADADLRRPAQHTLWKQGNEKGMTTMILDGEALREPPLKPVGVENLALLTSGIIPPNPADLFGSKRIDEVIAALKGRANLVVFDAPPVLAVTDTALLATKVDAVLLVIRAGVTRRDHARRAREMLEGLKVRVIGAALTNAPREAGVTY, translated from the coding sequence ATGATAGTCTGTACGGTACAATGGCAAAAAACGACGAGACGAGGGCTATTTCCGTTGTCTGACCTAATCACCCTGCGCGATCCGCGTTCGCCGGCTGCCGAAGCCTATCGCGCCTTGCGCACCAGTATTCAATTTGCTGGCGTCGATGCGCCCATTCACACCCTGCTGGTGACTGCCTGTGCAGGAGAAGATGGGAAAAGCCTCGCCATTGCCAACCTTGCCGTCACCCTGGCGCAAGGCGGGCAGTCGACCATCCTTGCCGATGCCGATTTGCGCCGTCCGGCACAGCATACACTTTGGAAACAGGGCAACGAGAAGGGCATGACAACAATGATCCTAGACGGCGAGGCGCTTCGTGAGCCACCCCTAAAGCCCGTCGGCGTGGAGAATCTTGCCCTGCTCACCAGTGGAATAATCCCGCCCAATCCGGCGGATTTGTTCGGCTCGAAACGGATAGATGAGGTCATTGCGGCGCTGAAGGGGCGGGCAAATCTGGTCGTCTTTGACGCCCCGCCTGTCCTCGCCGTGACGGATACGGCGCTTTTGGCTACAAAGGTCGATGCCGTGCTGCTTGTCATTCGCGCCGGAGTCACCCGCCGCGACCATGCCCGCCGCGCCCGCGAGATGCTGGAGGGGTTAAAGGTGCGCGTCATTGGCGCGGCGCTGACGAACGCCCCCCGCGAGGCAGGCGTAACCTATTGA